In Alteromonas mediterranea DE, a single genomic region encodes these proteins:
- the cysK gene encoding cysteine synthase A, with amino-acid sequence MNVFDDNSLSIGRTPLVKLNRVTSGNVYAKIESRNPSFSVKCRIGANMIWDAEKRGVLTEGKEIVEPTSGNTGIALAFVAASRGYKLTLTMPSSMSLERRKLLKALGANLVLTEAPKGMKGAVAAAQEIVASDPDKYVLLQQFDNPANPAIHEKTTGPEIWEDTDGKVDAFVAGVGTGGTITGVSRYLKNTQGKAITSIAVEPTDSPVITQALAGEELTPGPHKIQGIGAGFIPGNLDLDLIDEVEQVTNDECMDMARKLMTDEGILAGISSGAAVVAAKRFAERPENKDKVVVVLLASGTERYLSSPLFAGAFDEQEEVQ; translated from the coding sequence ATGAACGTATTTGACGACAATTCCCTATCTATTGGCCGCACGCCACTAGTTAAGCTAAACCGCGTAACATCAGGTAATGTGTACGCTAAGATTGAATCGCGCAACCCAAGTTTCAGCGTTAAGTGCCGTATTGGTGCGAACATGATTTGGGATGCTGAAAAGCGCGGTGTCCTTACCGAAGGTAAAGAGATTGTAGAGCCTACCAGCGGTAACACAGGTATAGCTCTTGCGTTTGTCGCTGCCTCTCGCGGTTACAAACTAACGCTTACTATGCCTAGCAGCATGAGCCTAGAGCGCCGCAAGCTACTTAAAGCATTAGGCGCAAACCTAGTGCTAACAGAAGCGCCTAAAGGCATGAAAGGTGCGGTTGCTGCTGCACAAGAAATTGTGGCTTCAGATCCAGATAAGTACGTATTGCTGCAGCAGTTTGACAACCCAGCTAACCCAGCAATTCACGAAAAAACCACTGGCCCTGAGATTTGGGAAGATACAGACGGTAAAGTAGACGCGTTTGTAGCAGGTGTTGGTACCGGTGGTACGATTACCGGTGTAAGCCGATACCTAAAAAATACCCAAGGTAAAGCTATTACGTCTATCGCAGTAGAACCAACGGACTCACCGGTTATCACGCAAGCGCTTGCGGGTGAAGAACTCACACCTGGACCACACAAAATCCAAGGCATTGGCGCAGGTTTCATTCCAGGTAACCTAGACTTAGACTTAATTGACGAAGTTGAGCAAGTAACCAACGATGAATGTATGGACATGGCGCGTAAGCTTATGACCGACGAAGGTATTCTTGCCGGTATTTCTTCTGGTGCTGCAGTTGTGGCTGCAAAGCGCTTTGCCGAACGCCCAGAGAACAAAGACAAAGTTGTGGTTGTTCTGCTAGCTAGCGGTACCGAACGTTATCTAAGTAGCCCGCTATTTGCTGGTGCATTTGACGAGCAAGAAGAAGTTCAATAA
- a CDS encoding MATE family efflux transporter: MNKKRFLLEGRDILKLAWPLLVAQITQMLMGVSDTIMAGRYSATDMAAVALGFSITVPLLCFIQGIALALPPIISRLQGNRNLNGIADASQQAGYLVFFVGVLVAGLIPFTASIVALFPMASELYSITVDYVLYVLFAMPGFALYQWLRNYCEGLGKTKPTMTITVIGLMANIVGNYLFIYGAGPIPAMGGAGCGIATAIVIYTMLVATVIYVRFAPALQKYNLFGQLYKPNLATITRTFKLGLPIAMTILFEVTLFSLVALLLAPFGATTVAAHQVALNFSALMFMFPMSIGMAAAIRIGYRIGQNNQRQAKIAARTAIFIGFCSAACTATFTLLAKGFIIGLYTSDDAVYTLANALLIYAALFQLSDAVQVISANALRGYKDTTAMFLITFVSYWLIGLPTGVVLGRTSWITTEPMAAAGFWIGIIVGLSAAAIMLGARLLYVQRPSNAARLNAV; the protein is encoded by the coding sequence GTGAATAAAAAACGCTTTCTTTTAGAAGGTAGAGATATTTTAAAACTAGCTTGGCCTTTACTGGTTGCTCAAATTACGCAAATGCTAATGGGCGTGAGCGATACCATCATGGCAGGCCGTTACAGTGCAACCGATATGGCAGCCGTAGCGCTGGGCTTCAGTATTACCGTACCTTTGCTGTGTTTTATTCAGGGGATTGCGTTAGCGCTGCCCCCTATTATTTCTCGTTTACAAGGAAATCGGAATTTAAATGGCATTGCCGATGCTAGTCAACAGGCAGGCTACTTGGTCTTTTTTGTAGGCGTACTGGTGGCGGGTTTAATTCCCTTTACAGCAAGTATTGTTGCTTTATTCCCAATGGCCTCAGAACTATACAGTATAACCGTGGACTACGTACTATACGTGTTATTTGCAATGCCCGGTTTTGCACTTTACCAGTGGCTAAGAAACTACTGCGAAGGGTTAGGCAAAACCAAGCCAACAATGACTATTACTGTCATTGGACTGATGGCCAACATAGTAGGTAACTATCTATTCATTTACGGCGCTGGACCGATACCCGCAATGGGCGGTGCAGGGTGTGGTATTGCAACAGCCATCGTTATTTACACCATGCTTGTCGCCACAGTGATATACGTACGCTTTGCGCCAGCTTTGCAAAAATATAACCTGTTCGGGCAGCTATACAAACCAAACTTGGCCACCATAACGAGAACGTTTAAACTTGGGTTACCTATCGCCATGACCATTCTGTTTGAGGTGACCTTATTTTCACTGGTTGCACTGCTGCTCGCTCCATTTGGCGCAACAACCGTTGCCGCACATCAAGTTGCACTTAATTTTTCAGCCCTCATGTTTATGTTTCCCATGAGTATAGGTATGGCAGCGGCTATTCGAATAGGCTACCGAATTGGCCAAAACAATCAGCGGCAGGCTAAAATTGCAGCTCGCACCGCCATTTTTATTGGTTTTTGCTCTGCCGCGTGCACCGCAACATTTACACTGCTAGCTAAAGGCTTCATCATTGGCCTTTATACCAGTGACGACGCGGTTTACACCCTTGCCAATGCGCTCCTTATCTACGCCGCCCTATTTCAGCTATCCGACGCGGTACAGGTTATTTCGGCCAATGCATTACGTGGCTATAAGGATACTACAGCGATGTTTCTCATTACCTTTGTCTCATACTGGTTAATCGGCCTACCGACTGGCGTAGTCTTAGGCAGAACCAGTTGGATAACTACAGAGCCAATGGCAGCTGCGGGCTTTTGGATTGGTATTATCGTAGGTTTAAGCGCGGCGGCGATCATGTTGGGCGCACGCCTTCTTTATGTTCAACGCCCTAGTAATGCAGCGCGTTTAAACGCCGTGTAG
- a CDS encoding vWA domain-containing protein gives MLIQFFYTLRKYQVKTTLRELLDLLKALEHHVVYADIEAFYSLSRTIMVKDETQYDKFDRAFADYFEGVESVDLFGKDIPEEWLRKEIEKNLSPEEREALRKAGGLDELMDTLRKRLEEQEKRHQGGNKWVGTGGTSPFGAYGDNPEGVRIGQKGNRKFSAVKVWDKREFKNLSSDVELGTRNIKVALRKLRKFARTGASEHLDVPTTIGETAKKGGLLDIHMAPERHNAVKVLMFFDVGGSMDPHVKSTQELFSAVQTEFKYLEYFYFHNCVYEEVWKDNLRREKERIPIWDIIHRYGKDYKVIFVGDATMGPYEITYPGGSVEHWNEEPGSVWMQRLLNHFSNAVWLNPQPENYWPYYSSIKIIREIMEQRMYGLTLEGLTEAIKGLSRSR, from the coding sequence ATGCTTATTCAGTTTTTTTATACACTGCGAAAGTATCAGGTTAAAACCACGCTCCGCGAGTTACTTGATTTGCTCAAAGCGTTGGAGCATCACGTGGTATATGCCGACATCGAAGCTTTCTACAGCTTGTCTCGTACCATTATGGTGAAAGACGAAACCCAGTACGATAAGTTCGATAGGGCATTTGCTGATTATTTTGAAGGGGTAGAGTCTGTCGATTTGTTCGGTAAAGACATCCCAGAAGAGTGGCTGCGTAAAGAGATTGAAAAAAACTTGAGCCCGGAGGAACGTGAAGCGCTGCGTAAAGCTGGCGGACTTGACGAACTTATGGACACCTTGAGAAAGCGCTTGGAAGAACAAGAAAAGCGCCATCAGGGGGGAAATAAGTGGGTAGGCACTGGCGGTACATCGCCGTTTGGCGCCTATGGCGACAACCCGGAAGGTGTACGTATAGGTCAGAAAGGAAACCGCAAATTCTCTGCCGTTAAGGTGTGGGATAAGCGAGAGTTTAAAAACTTAAGTTCTGATGTTGAGTTAGGTACGCGCAACATTAAAGTGGCGCTTCGGAAACTGCGTAAATTCGCGCGCACAGGTGCTAGCGAACACTTAGATGTACCTACTACCATTGGCGAAACCGCGAAGAAAGGCGGCCTGCTTGATATTCACATGGCGCCAGAGCGCCACAACGCGGTTAAAGTGTTAATGTTCTTTGATGTAGGCGGTTCAATGGATCCCCACGTTAAGAGTACCCAAGAGCTCTTTTCTGCCGTACAAACCGAATTTAAGTACTTAGAGTACTTTTATTTTCATAACTGTGTATATGAAGAGGTGTGGAAAGATAATTTACGGCGGGAGAAAGAGCGTATTCCTATTTGGGATATCATTCATCGCTACGGTAAAGATTACAAGGTGATATTTGTCGGTGACGCCACTATGGGGCCTTACGAAATAACCTATCCAGGCGGCAGCGTAGAGCATTGGAATGAAGAGCCGGGTAGTGTGTGGATGCAGCGTTTGTTGAATCATTTTAGCAATGCCGTGTGGCTTAATCCGCAACCTGAAAACTATTGGCCTTATTATTCATCTATCAAGATCATCCGAGAGATCATGGAACAGAGAATGTATGGGTTAACCCTTGAAGGTCTAACTGAAGCCATAAAAGGGCTAAGTCGTAGCCGTTAG
- a CDS encoding nucleotidyltransferase family protein produces the protein MSTRNLNLGDYNIAFVLLAGGQSARYKGNKLLSTHPVSSLPLIEHSVRTLIKAKETYLTAPSASASRAVSTRACNQSTLPVQNQVTVVTGKWHSSIEAQLSQLPVNLVCNTAWKEGMASSIRVGVKHVLSISSQAALKDKTISEGTLKPDCQKEADWPTHVLFSLADLPCLVESDVLRLIEASQKNPNNIVCSQWHISREKPGVANNSGARLTVPAIFPKDMFNELLSLRGDVGAKPVINKYLKAGRVTMVPTPNAQFDIDTPQDWSRISRLFILPSHNLAQSKKPKDA, from the coding sequence ATGAGCACGCGGAATTTGAATTTAGGTGATTATAATATAGCGTTCGTATTACTTGCTGGCGGGCAAAGCGCCCGTTACAAGGGTAATAAGCTGCTTTCTACTCATCCCGTTTCTTCATTACCTCTTATTGAGCACAGCGTACGTACGCTCATTAAAGCAAAAGAGACATACCTTACCGCGCCATCAGCTTCTGCTTCTAGGGCTGTGTCTACAAGGGCGTGCAATCAGTCAACGTTACCGGTTCAAAACCAAGTCACTGTTGTTACGGGTAAGTGGCATTCAAGTATAGAAGCTCAGTTGAGTCAGCTACCGGTTAACCTTGTATGTAACACGGCGTGGAAAGAGGGGATGGCTTCCAGTATTCGGGTAGGTGTAAAACATGTTCTGTCGATTTCTTCACAAGCCGCGCTAAAAGATAAAACCATTTCTGAAGGTACACTTAAACCAGATTGCCAAAAGGAAGCGGACTGGCCCACTCACGTTTTATTTTCATTGGCAGATTTGCCGTGCCTTGTTGAAAGTGACGTGTTGCGGCTTATCGAAGCGTCGCAAAAGAACCCTAATAATATTGTTTGCAGCCAATGGCATATCAGTCGTGAAAAGCCAGGCGTAGCAAACAATTCGGGGGCACGGTTAACGGTACCAGCCATATTCCCTAAAGACATGTTTAACGAGCTACTTTCACTTCGCGGGGATGTGGGCGCTAAGCCAGTTATTAACAAATACTTAAAGGCGGGAAGGGTAACCATGGTGCCTACACCGAATGCGCAATTCGATATAGACACGCCACAGGATTGGTCGCGCATAAGCCGTCTTTTTATTTTACCCAGTCATAATCTCGCCCAGAGTAAAAAGCCAAAAGACGCTTAG
- a CDS encoding AAA family ATPase, with protein sequence MAFSGTSNYIATKDLQLAVNAAITLERPLLIKGEPGTGKTMLAEELAESLGTELIQWHIKSTTKAQQGLYEYDAVSRLRDSQLGDDRVHDISNYIVKGKLWEAFSAEKRPVLLIDEIDKADIEFPNDLLLELDKMEFFVYETQERVVAKQRPIVIITSNNEKELPDAFLRRCFFHYIQFPNPDEMQEIVNVHFPDLKKKLLDEALKAFFEIRDVPGLKKKPSTSELIDWLKLLVAEDIPPEALHSKDGKAAIPPLYGALLKNEQDIHLFEKLVFMARR encoded by the coding sequence ATGGCTTTTAGTGGCACGTCTAATTATATCGCAACCAAAGACTTACAGCTGGCGGTTAACGCTGCCATTACCTTAGAGCGCCCGCTACTTATTAAAGGTGAGCCGGGCACAGGTAAAACCATGCTTGCCGAAGAGCTAGCCGAGAGTTTAGGTACTGAACTCATCCAATGGCATATTAAGTCAACTACGAAAGCGCAGCAGGGCTTGTACGAATACGACGCGGTATCGCGCCTTCGCGATTCCCAATTAGGTGACGACCGCGTTCACGACATCAGTAATTACATTGTAAAAGGTAAGCTGTGGGAAGCATTCAGTGCGGAAAAACGTCCTGTTCTCCTCATCGATGAAATTGATAAAGCCGATATCGAATTTCCTAACGACTTACTGTTAGAGCTCGATAAGATGGAATTCTTCGTTTACGAAACACAAGAGCGTGTAGTCGCGAAGCAGCGTCCTATTGTAATTATCACGTCGAACAATGAAAAAGAGCTGCCAGATGCCTTTTTGCGTCGTTGTTTCTTCCACTATATTCAGTTCCCGAACCCAGATGAAATGCAAGAAATCGTAAATGTGCATTTCCCGGATCTAAAGAAAAAGCTGCTTGATGAAGCGTTGAAAGCCTTTTTCGAAATTCGCGATGTACCAGGCCTCAAGAAGAAGCCTTCTACCTCTGAACTGATAGATTGGTTAAAGCTACTTGTCGCTGAAGATATTCCACCTGAAGCGCTGCATTCAAAAGACGGCAAAGCAGCAATACCGCCACTATACGGTGCTTTACTTAAAAATGAGCAAGACATTCATTTGTTTGAAAAACTGGTCTTTATGGCGCGTCGCTAA